A segment of the Phalacrocorax aristotelis chromosome 5, bGulAri2.1, whole genome shotgun sequence genome:
GACGGATGGCGGCGCGGAGGGGGACGCGGGGCTGGGAGGCCGCCACCGGCTGCTCACGCCTCGGGGGCCGGCGTCTCCTCCGACGGGGGGTCCCGGCCCCACCACGACGGCCCGGCGGCTGGTTGCCACAGCGACTAAGAAGATCCGGCGGAAGTGACGCTGTAGGGAAGGGCCGGAAGTACCGGACGGGACCGGAAGTGCCGGAGCGATGGCGGAGGTGGAGGCGGCGGGGACCGGCACCGGGGGCAGCCCCGAGGCCGGCACCGGGACTGGGACCGGCGGCGGGTGGCGGCGTCCCCACGGGCCGCTCCAGCGGTATTACGGACCGCccgcggcggaggcggcggagGCGGCTCCGGACCCCGCCGACATCAACGGGCCCCACTTTGACCCGGAAGTTTTCCTTACTAAGGTGACCTCTGACCCTACACCGACCtcttccacccccacccccgggaGGTCGTGGGGAGACCCCGGCCGCAGCCGACCCCGGCCGGCCCCCGCGGCTCCCCAGCCCCCGAGGGCGCTGTGACATCCCGGGGGGACCTCGGAAGGAGCTCTGCAGCCCCCCATAATGGACCCTTGTGGTCGTCCCGTGGGCCCGGCCGGGGGCTCTGTAGGGTCCCCGGAGCACCCTCAGGGCACCCCCAGCGCCGATGGGGACTCCAGCAAGGGCCTCTATGGGGACCCTGTAGATCTGTTTAGGACTCTGTATGTTTCCCTCTGGTGACAATATTGAAGCCCCTGGGGGGTAgttgggaggggcggggccaaTTAATGCTCCGTGGGGGGATAGTTAGGGGCTcctggggggcagctgaggaTCCCAGGAGGGCCCCGGAGTACAGAAGGAGGCTATTTGGAGTCATTTCCAGGTCCCAGGAGGGACCCGAGAGAGGTATTTAGGGGCTTGGGGGACAGTTAGGGCTCCCCAGGTGCTAGGtagggctgggagggggggatAGCAGGTGATCATGGGGGTGCCCAGGGGAACGGGTGGGGGGCTTCAGGGGGCGGATGAGGGTCCTAGAAGGGCCATTGAGGCCGGTTGAGGGCCCTGGGGGGGGCAGTTGGAGGACTGCAGGGGGCAGTGGGGCCCCATGAGGGGCAAGGGGTTGTGGGGGGCAATTGTACAACTGTTGCCCCCTCCAGGTGCGCAGCGAGTGCCCCCTGGGGCAGCTGTTGGCCCGTGAGGCCGCGCTGGGGCGGGAGATCCGCGCCCTCGACAGTGACATGCAGACGCTCCTCTACGAGAACTACAACAAGTTCATTTCTGCCACTGGTGAGGATCCAGCAcagggggacccaggcgtttGGGAAGGACTGGGGGGTCCTGGGCAGCCAAGGGACCCAAGCACCCGATTCCTTCTCCCCAGACACCATCCGAAAGATGAAGGTTGACTTCCGGCGCATGGAGGCAGAGATGGACGATTTGGCTGCGAACATGGCTGCTATCAGCACCTCCAGCGCCCGCGTTAGCGCCGCGCTGCAGGACCGGCACCGCCGCGGCGCCCAGCTGGCTGGTACGTGGTGGGGGGCACCCGAGGGTGttgggggaggctgtgggggtTAGATGTTGGGGCTTGGGGGGCAGATGTGGGGGTTGAGAGACAGATCTTGGGGTTGAGGGGATCCTGGGGATCAGGTCttgcaggcaggggaaggttgcaggtggtggtggggacTTTGGGGGACAGATCTGGGGATTACAGGGTAGAACTGAGGGGTTGGAGGGCAGATAATGGCGGGGCAGGGCTCAGGGGCAGAttcagggggatggggacaccCCAGGGGTCAGATCcggggggctgggagcagaCAGCAGGGTGTTGGGAGACCCGGGGCAGATCTGGAGTGTTGGTGGCAGATAACGGAGTCGGGGGGCGGAGGGGCAGATCTGGGGGGTGAGGGGATTCTAGGTGGGCAGATCcagctcctggccctgcccACATTTTCTAGCCCTGTCCCTTTCTTGCCCCCATGCCCATGTCTGCCCCTGACCCCCTGGTCCCCCCAGGAGTGCAGGCGCTGCTGCGGAAGCTGCAGTCGCTGGTGGAGGTGccggggcggctgcggcggTGGGCAGCGCCGGGGGCAGAGCCTGCGCGGGCCCTGCGCTGCTATGCCCGCGCCCGCGCTGTGCTCCGCCACTACCGCCACCTGCCCTCCTTCTGCGCCATCGAGGACGAGAGCCACGCCATCATGGCCGACCTGGCCCAGCGCCTCCGCGCACGCCTCCGGTGCGTTCGCTCTGGAGCCTGCTGACGGCAGCTCTGGGAAATGGGGTTTGGGGGGGATGCTCACTCTGGAGCCTACTGATGACAGCTTTGGGAAACAGCAGGGTGGGGGCAGGATGGTTCATTCTGGAGACTAATAATAGCCATTCCATTAAACAGCCTTCTTGGTGGGGTGGTGGCGGTTGTGGTACATTAACTCTGAAACCTACCAATAACAGCGGCAGGAGACAGCTTTTCAAGGGGTCATGGGTGTTAAATCTGGAGCCTAATGATAACAGCCCCCAAGAAACACCCTAGGAAGGGGGGCATTTGCCCTGGAGCATATTGATAGCAACCCCAGGAACCATCCCTTGTGCAGAGCATTTGTAGAGTAAGAGGGATAATTCTGACCTCTACTGAGAGCTTTTAAAAGGCTGTGTTATATGGGGTTTTTCTCATGAATTTATGGTAAAGGGATAATTCTGGAACCAGCTGAGGAATTTTAGGGACTTTTCATTACGACTGTGAACTGTGGAACCTACTGATGATCTTTAGTGAGTTTTTTATTACTGTAACCACTGTTAACTTTGAAACAAGCTGATTCTGTTAAGGACTCTTTCCCCCTTTGTTTTGtgaataattattatttactcTGAAGCTTACTGATCACTTTTATTGCTTATTCCCCATTTTCTTGCTGTGCCACTGTTAATTCTGGAACCTCCTACCATCCCCCAGTAACCACCTCATTTCCCCCACCCGCCAGGGATGACACCTTGGACCCAAAGGAGCTCACCGAGTGCGTGGAGATGCTGTTGCAGCTGGAAGAGCCACCTGAGGAGCTGTGCGAGGAGTTCCTGGGCCACGCCGGGGCCCGCCTCGAGGCCGAGTTGGCAGCGCTGGAGGCTGAGCTGCCCCAGGCCGACCCCTGCAGCACCGCCACCACGCCGCCCCCCGCCTCTGACATCCTCGACTTCGTTGACCGTGGCAGCTCAGCCTTTGTAGGCAACCTGTGCCTCCTCGCGGCCTCGTACCGCAGCCTCTTTGAGGGGCGCCCAGGGGCTGGGGATGGCCGCCTGGAAGTCTTCGCCGCCACTCTCACCACCCGCTACTTTGAGCTGCTGGAGCGGCGCCTGGCGCTGGAGCGGGGCCTGGGCGACACCTCGCTGCTGGTGCGGGCCCTCGACCGCTTCCACCGCCGCCTCCGCGCCCTGCTCGAGCTGCTGCCCGCGGCCGGGGCCGAGGCCGGTGCCGCGCTGGTGGCGCGGGCGGCGCGCGAGCGGGTGGATCGCTACCTGCGGGCGCTGCAGACCTTCTTCCTGGGGTGCCTGGGTGACGTGCGCCAGGCGCtggccgccccccggccccctgGCAAGGAGGGTCCCGGCCTGCCCGATCTCCTGGCCACACTCGCCTCCTCCATCCTTGGCCAGCTCAAGGCCGTCCTGGCCTACGTGCAGCTCTTCACCGCCAAGGATGTCGCCTTCGCCAGCCTGCCCTACTTCAAGGTgggctgtggggcagcacaggggGCCATGGGGCAGTTTGGGGGGGTCACTGGGGCAACATGGGTTTGGCACAGGGGAGTTTGGGTGTTGCACAGGGCAGGTTGTGGCTTGCACAAGGCAGCGtggggggggtcactggggCAGTTTGGAGCTTGTCTGGGGTAGTTTGTGGGTTTTCGGGGTCCCAGGGTTGTATTTTTGGGTTGTAACCCCACTGTTTTTGGTCTCAGGGGGAGTTCTGCGTGGAGGCAGT
Coding sequences within it:
- the VPS51 gene encoding vacuolar protein sorting-associated protein 51 homolog isoform X2 produces the protein MQTLLYENYNKFISATDTIRKMKVDFRRMEAEMDDLAANMAAISTSSARVSAALQDRHRRGAQLAGVQALLRKLQSLVEVPGRLRRWAAPGAEPARALRCYARARAVLRHYRHLPSFCAIEDESHAIMADLAQRLRARLRDDTLDPKELTECVEMLLQLEEPPEELCEEFLGHAGARLEAELAALEAELPQADPCSTATTPPPASDILDFVDRGSSAFVGNLCLLAASYRSLFEGRPGAGDGRLEVFAATLTTRYFELLERRLALERGLGDTSLLVRALDRFHRRLRALLELLPAAGAEAGAALVARAARERVDRYLRALQTFFLGCLGDVRQALAAPRPPGKEGPGLPDLLATLASSILGQLKAVLAYVQLFTAKDVAFASLPYFKGEFCVEAVREGLVVAFVRWLCRTARGFADSPAERGAPAAPPALLLLLSRLCLDYEATTISYILTLTDEQFPPEDTGPALTPGPALCAEARGAAQRLLDHYVQVQGAAVAQMLRKSVETRDWLGTVEPRNVRAVMKRVVEDITAIDVQVGQLFEEGVRRAQSSDSSRRAFSVYSSSRAPGRYAPSYTPSAPMDTHLLSNIQKLFSERIDIFSPVEFNKVSVLTGIIKISLKTLLECVRLRTLGRFGLQQVQVDGHYLQLYLWRFAADERVVQGLLDEVAASAAHRCLDPVPMEHSVVELICERG
- the VPS51 gene encoding vacuolar protein sorting-associated protein 51 homolog isoform X1; this translates as MAEVEAAGTGTGGSPEAGTGTGTGGGWRRPHGPLQRYYGPPAAEAAEAAPDPADINGPHFDPEVFLTKVRSECPLGQLLAREAALGREIRALDSDMQTLLYENYNKFISATDTIRKMKVDFRRMEAEMDDLAANMAAISTSSARVSAALQDRHRRGAQLAGVQALLRKLQSLVEVPGRLRRWAAPGAEPARALRCYARARAVLRHYRHLPSFCAIEDESHAIMADLAQRLRARLRDDTLDPKELTECVEMLLQLEEPPEELCEEFLGHAGARLEAELAALEAELPQADPCSTATTPPPASDILDFVDRGSSAFVGNLCLLAASYRSLFEGRPGAGDGRLEVFAATLTTRYFELLERRLALERGLGDTSLLVRALDRFHRRLRALLELLPAAGAEAGAALVARAARERVDRYLRALQTFFLGCLGDVRQALAAPRPPGKEGPGLPDLLATLASSILGQLKAVLAYVQLFTAKDVAFASLPYFKGEFCVEAVREGLVVAFVRWLCRTARGFADSPAERGAPAAPPALLLLLSRLCLDYEATTISYILTLTDEQFPPEDTGPALTPGPALCAEARGAAQRLLDHYVQVQGAAVAQMLRKSVETRDWLGTVEPRNVRAVMKRVVEDITAIDVQVGQLFEEGVRRAQSSDSSRRAFSVYSSSRAPGRYAPSYTPSAPMDTHLLSNIQKLFSERIDIFSPVEFNKVSVLTGIIKISLKTLLECVRLRTLGRFGLQQVQVDGHYLQLYLWRFAADERVVQGLLDEVAASAAHRCLDPVPMEHSVVELICERG